Genomic DNA from Candidatus Hydrogenedentota bacterium:
GGCGGGCTCGCTTTTCGCGTTGACACCCGAAGGGGAGATAGCGTGGGAAGCGAAAGTGGGCGGGGAAATCGATACCTCCATCACCTTTCTGCCGCGCAAAGACAAAGCGCCGCTGATCCTCTGCACCGGCGTGTGGGGCAACCTCTACGCCATCGAGCCCGATGGCACGCACGTATGGACCCACATCTTCGACACCAAGAACCGCGCGCGGCCCCTCGTGGTCGATGCGAACGGCGACGGCACCCTGGATGTGCTCGTGGCGACCTACGATCAGCGGCTCCTCGTCTTCAACACCGAGGGCCTGCTCATCGACGAAGTCCGTCTCAGCGGTGCGGTCAACGCCTCGCCCGTACTCGTGCCCGGCGCGGAAGCGGGGGAGAGCGACGTGCTGGTCTTCAGCAATGTCCTGCTGGCCCATCGATTCCGTCCGGGATTGCCGGTGGCACCTTATGGGGCGGGGGAGGATTATTCGAAAGTTGGGGCTGGATTCAGACCAGAACAACTAAGCTCAGAAGTCTCCTCGTTTAATGTAGACAACAGCGACGGCGCGTTGCTTCGGGTAAATCTTACGGTAGCGAAAGAGGGGCAGGTTACGGAGATATCAGGAGCTTTGACTGCCCGCTCTTTTGTTGAAATGCCGCTGCATGATCGGAACGAGTCAACAAAAGCCAAGATACTTTTAGAGCGAGCCAATGGATGGTTCATACGCGAAGCGACGGCAGTGCCCCGAACATCGGAGAAGGACCCCGTCGAAGTCTCCAACCTTGCCCTGTGGTCATCCGTCGCCTATGGTGACTTTGATCCCACACGTTTGAATCCGACGCTTGCAGATGGCGCTCAAAGAGAATTAGCCTCGGCCCTGTCCTCCGGTTGCGGAGAATCGAGCGAGTTCTCAGATGACTATGACAACTTGCCTGATGGCCCCGTCGTGACATCCGCTGTCCTCTACCAGGGCGAAGTCTGGCATGCGGCATTCGTCGTCGCGCGTGGAGATGACGCGTCGGCACGTGTCCGTGCTTCGATTGAGTGGCCGATCCGCTCGGACGGAGCGCGCTTTGGCGGGACATTGTTGTTGCGCGAACAGACGACTGTAGGGACCGTAAATGGAGAGGAGGCCGCAGACGCGCTGGTTGAACTCGGCGATTCAGGGTTGCTGCAGATTCCGGGGAAACGTGCTGCAAAAGTTTGGTTGACTGCAGACACGAAAGACACCGAACCGGGGTTTTACCTGGGAAAAATAGTGATTCAGCCACTCGGCGGGGGTGAATCGAAGGCGCTCCCGTTAGTAATCCACGTAACTTCTCTCCGCATGCCCGACAAATTCCCCCTCTCCCTGTGTACTTGGGACTACATCCCCAATCAATGGTTTCCGAATCATTCCGAGGCCGTGCTGGACGGCATGGGCGATCACGGCGTCAACGTCTTTCCCCGCACCACGGTGCCGACGGCAACTGCGGATGGCAATGGCGCTCTTGCGATTGACTGGGCCGCGCTCGATGCCGAGCTGGATCGCCTGAAAGGGCGTGGCCAATTGTTGCTGCAGGTGGCGGAGCCGCCCGTCACGTGGACCGAAGGATTCCCCGAGGACGGCAAGCGCGCCGTCAAGGTAGCCTATCTCCGTCAGCTCCGCGATCACCTGAAAGCGCTTGGCTGGGACTACGGCGACTATGCCCTCTATCCCGTGGACGAACCGGGACTGGACTACGGCCCGCGCGTGCCCATCTATGTGGACGCGGCGGAGCTCTTCCGCGAGGCTGATCCGAAATTCCGGATCTATACCGACCCCGTGCCCGGCCTGTCCTGGCGTGATTTCGAGCGTATCGATCCGCTTGTGGACGTGTGGTGTCCCAACATGCGGCTCGTCACTGGCCTGCTGGTGGACGATCCGCGCATCCAGCGCATCCTGGATTCGGACAAGCCCGTCTGGTCCTACGAATGCGTTTCGCAGGTGAAGTCCCTGTCGCCCCTGCTGTACAACCGGGCCAACGCCTGGCGCGCCTGGCACTTCGGCCTCGACGGCATCGGCATGTGGACCTTCAGCACCACCCAGGCCGACCACTGGCTGGCCAACGCCGACAAGAATGACGAATACGCCCTCGTCTATCCCGGCGATATGCCTGTGTCGAGCGTCCGCTGGGAGGCCCTCCGCGATGGCCTGGAGGACGTGGCCGCGATGGCCATGCTCAAAGAGCGCATCGAGGCATTTCGCAAGAAGCCCGACATGAAGAAAGGCGAAAGAATGCTCTTGAAGGAAGCCGAAGACGCCCTGCGCATCGCCACCGTGGATGTCATGGAGATGTCCGCCCCGGCGTTCATCGAGTCCCGCGACTTCCGCGCCCAAGGCAACCGCCGGATCTGGCACACACCGGCGGATGAGTGGCTTTTCCGCATTCACCGCGGGCGGATCGCACAACTGACGATGGCATTGGGGGAGTGAGGGAGACGAACCCAATATTGGTGGCACCCGGGGAAAGCATCCGATAGGAGTGTGGTGGCAGGCTTGCAGTTTGGCTGCGTCCTTTACGTCCCTTCCGTCCTTTAAGTCCTTACGTCCCTACAGCACCCCGGGATTCACGCAGGTCGGCGGCGTGTTTCCCTTTAGCAGCGCGATGATGTTTTCCGCCGCCAGGTTGGCCATGGCGGATCGCGTTTCCAGTGTGGAGCTGCCGATATGGGGCAGGAGCACGATATTGCTCACCGTCAGCAAATCAGGGTGAATCTTGGGCTCTTCCTCGTAGACATCCAGGCCCGCGGCGAAGATTTCGCCGTCGTGAAGCGCCGCCGCGAGGGCCGTCTCGTCCACCACGGGACCGCGCGTCGTGTTCACGAAAATGGCCGATTTCTTCATGGCCTTGAACGTGGCCGCGTTGAATACATGGCGCGTTTCATCGGTCAGGGGGCAATGGGGGGAGACGATGTCTGACTCCGCCAGCAGCGTGGGGAAGTCCACATAGGTCAGGCCGAGGCCCACTTCTTCCGCGGCGGGCAGTTGCGTCCGCGA
This window encodes:
- a CDS encoding DUF4091 domain-containing protein, which produces MPISVRHMLAALLLLAATLPIAAMELVWTRPAAQYRSEATPLVTDLDDDGAPEVLSVNIGGQVLLWEADGTPIGTGQDGMVAQLPEGRWTSQPVQLVRPEGPLVVFGSVEGNIVALDSAWAVAWQHALGAETTWSRAVPVVVDAGDKTLVVIGDASGKITALGAQGAVAWSTALESGHSRAMVKSWTDPADKTLLLASAGETLFALDTTGAVQWKRALGGEIISQAEVFATPESTLILCGTRAGSLFALTPEGEIAWEAKVGGEIDTSITFLPRKDKAPLILCTGVWGNLYAIEPDGTHVWTHIFDTKNRARPLVVDANGDGTLDVLVATYDQRLLVFNTEGLLIDEVRLSGAVNASPVLVPGAEAGESDVLVFSNVLLAHRFRPGLPVAPYGAGEDYSKVGAGFRPEQLSSEVSSFNVDNSDGALLRVNLTVAKEGQVTEISGALTARSFVEMPLHDRNESTKAKILLERANGWFIREATAVPRTSEKDPVEVSNLALWSSVAYGDFDPTRLNPTLADGAQRELASALSSGCGESSEFSDDYDNLPDGPVVTSAVLYQGEVWHAAFVVARGDDASARVRASIEWPIRSDGARFGGTLLLREQTTVGTVNGEEAADALVELGDSGLLQIPGKRAAKVWLTADTKDTEPGFYLGKIVIQPLGGGESKALPLVIHVTSLRMPDKFPLSLCTWDYIPNQWFPNHSEAVLDGMGDHGVNVFPRTTVPTATADGNGALAIDWAALDAELDRLKGRGQLLLQVAEPPVTWTEGFPEDGKRAVKVAYLRQLRDHLKALGWDYGDYALYPVDEPGLDYGPRVPIYVDAAELFREADPKFRIYTDPVPGLSWRDFERIDPLVDVWCPNMRLVTGLLVDDPRIQRILDSDKPVWSYECVSQVKSLSPLLYNRANAWRAWHFGLDGIGMWTFSTTQADHWLANADKNDEYALVYPGDMPVSSVRWEALRDGLEDVAAMAMLKERIEAFRKKPDMKKGERMLLKEAEDALRIATVDVMEMSAPAFIESRDFRAQGNRRIWHTPADEWLFRIHRGRIAQLTMALGE